The following proteins are encoded in a genomic region of Betaproteobacteria bacterium:
- a CDS encoding ribonucleoside-diphosphate reductase subunit alpha codes for MQLVTETATPLMQDAAFGHMQEAVVRESRYGDFKVIRRNGAVVGFEPGKISVAMTKAFIAVNGGQGAASARVREMVAKLTDAVVGALVRRQPQGGTFHIEDIQDQVELALMRFGEHDVARAYVLYREERTRERARAKEAQAKQAPQVVNVNDAGVLRPLDLDGLTTLVTEACAGLQDTVDGGLILQNILRDVYEGVSMDEVRKCTVLAARALIEKDPAYSYVTARLLLDNVRFEVLGESVGQSAMNARYAEYFPRFIKQGVGAGLLDERLARYDLERLGQALDAERDLKFGYLGLQTLYDRYFLHVHGRRIELPQAFFMRVAMGLALNEVDREARTIEFYRVLSSFDFMSSTPTLFNSGTQRSQLSSCYLTTVSDDLEGIYEAIKENALLSKFAGGLGNDWTPVRALGSHIKGTNGKSQGVVPFLKVVNDTAVAVNQGGKRKGAVCSYLETWHLDIEEFLELRKNTGDDRRRTHDMNTANWIPDLFMKRVMEGAEWTLFSPADVPDLHDRFGKSFEEAYVRYEDKAARGELRLFKKIPALQLWRKMLSMLFETGHPWITFKDPCNIRSPQQHVGVVHSSNLCTEITLNTSDTEIAVCNLGSINLVAHMRDGKLDLDKLKQTVSTAMRMLDNVIDINYYAVNKARNANLKHRPVGLGIMGFQDCLHEMRVPYASREAVEFADRSMEAVAYFAYWASTELSQERGRYSTYEGSLWSRGLLPQDTLQLLAEARGGYVEVDTSATMDWDALRARIAQYGMRNSNCLAIAPTATIANIVGVSASIEPNYQNLYVKSNLSGEFTVANEYLVRDLKRDGLWDEVMIADIKYFDGSLAKVDRIPGELRALYATAFEMEPMWLVEAAARRQKWIDQAQSLNIYMAGASGKKLDETYKLAWVRGLKTTYYLRTLAATSAEKSTGRGGELNSVPAHGGMAASPAAAEPKFCAIDDPTCEACQ; via the coding sequence ATGCAACTTGTCACCGAAACCGCCACACCGCTGATGCAGGATGCCGCCTTCGGGCACATGCAGGAGGCGGTCGTGCGCGAATCCCGATATGGCGATTTCAAGGTGATTCGTCGCAATGGCGCGGTGGTCGGGTTCGAGCCTGGCAAGATCAGCGTGGCGATGACCAAAGCCTTCATCGCCGTCAACGGCGGACAGGGAGCGGCATCCGCCCGGGTGCGCGAAATGGTGGCAAAGCTGACCGATGCGGTCGTCGGAGCGCTTGTGCGCCGGCAGCCGCAGGGCGGAACCTTCCACATCGAGGACATCCAGGACCAGGTCGAACTGGCGCTCATGCGTTTCGGCGAGCACGACGTCGCGCGTGCCTACGTTCTGTACCGCGAGGAGCGCACGAGGGAGAGGGCAAGGGCGAAGGAGGCGCAGGCCAAACAGGCGCCTCAGGTGGTCAACGTCAACGATGCGGGCGTGCTGCGCCCCCTGGACCTCGACGGCCTCACGACTCTGGTGACCGAAGCGTGTGCCGGGCTGCAGGACACCGTGGATGGCGGCCTCATCCTGCAGAACATCCTCCGTGACGTCTACGAGGGAGTGTCGATGGATGAGGTGCGCAAGTGCACCGTTCTCGCGGCCCGTGCGCTCATAGAGAAAGACCCTGCCTACAGCTACGTCACGGCCCGCCTGCTGCTGGACAACGTCCGCTTCGAGGTCCTGGGCGAATCCGTGGGCCAGAGCGCGATGAACGCCCGGTATGCGGAATACTTCCCGCGCTTCATCAAGCAGGGGGTCGGAGCGGGGCTGCTGGACGAGCGGCTGGCGCGTTACGACTTGGAGAGGCTGGGTCAGGCCCTGGATGCCGAACGTGACCTCAAGTTCGGCTACCTGGGTCTGCAGACGCTGTACGACCGGTACTTCCTCCACGTTCACGGCCGCCGGATCGAGCTGCCGCAGGCGTTCTTCATGCGGGTGGCCATGGGCCTCGCCCTGAACGAAGTCGACCGCGAGGCCCGAACCATCGAGTTCTACCGGGTGCTCTCGAGCTTCGATTTCATGAGTTCCACGCCCACCCTGTTCAATTCCGGGACGCAACGTTCCCAGCTCTCCAGTTGTTACCTGACCACGGTGTCCGATGACCTCGAAGGCATCTACGAGGCCATCAAGGAAAACGCGCTCCTCTCCAAGTTCGCCGGAGGGCTGGGCAACGACTGGACGCCTGTGAGGGCGCTGGGGTCCCACATCAAGGGCACCAACGGCAAGAGCCAGGGTGTCGTGCCCTTCCTCAAGGTGGTCAACGACACGGCCGTGGCGGTGAACCAGGGCGGCAAGCGCAAGGGGGCGGTCTGCTCGTACCTGGAAACGTGGCACCTGGACATCGAAGAGTTCCTGGAACTGCGCAAGAACACCGGCGACGACCGGCGCCGTACCCACGACATGAACACGGCGAACTGGATTCCGGATCTGTTCATGAAGCGGGTGATGGAAGGTGCCGAATGGACCCTGTTCTCCCCGGCCGACGTGCCCGACCTGCACGACCGCTTCGGCAAGTCGTTCGAGGAAGCCTATGTCCGTTACGAGGACAAGGCGGCGAGAGGCGAGTTGAGGCTGTTCAAGAAGATCCCTGCGCTCCAGCTCTGGCGGAAGATGCTGTCCATGCTGTTCGAGACGGGGCATCCCTGGATCACCTTCAAGGACCCCTGCAACATCCGCTCGCCGCAGCAGCACGTGGGGGTCGTGCACAGCTCCAACCTGTGCACCGAGATCACGCTGAACACGTCCGACACGGAAATCGCCGTATGCAACCTGGGGTCGATCAATCTCGTGGCCCACATGCGCGACGGCAAGCTCGACCTGGACAAGCTGAAGCAGACCGTCTCGACGGCCATGCGGATGCTCGACAACGTCATCGACATCAATTACTACGCCGTCAACAAGGCCCGGAACGCCAATCTGAAGCACCGCCCCGTGGGTCTCGGGATCATGGGATTCCAGGACTGCCTGCACGAGATGCGGGTGCCGTATGCGTCGCGGGAGGCGGTGGAGTTCGCGGACCGTTCCATGGAGGCGGTTGCCTATTTCGCCTACTGGGCCTCCACCGAGCTGTCCCAGGAGAGGGGGCGGTATTCCACGTACGAAGGCTCCCTCTGGTCCCGCGGATTGCTGCCGCAGGACACGCTCCAGCTCCTGGCAGAGGCGCGAGGCGGCTACGTGGAAGTCGACACGTCGGCAACGATGGACTGGGATGCCCTGCGCGCGCGCATCGCCCAATACGGCATGCGCAATTCGAACTGTCTCGCCATCGCCCCCACGGCCACCATCGCCAACATCGTGGGCGTGTCCGCCTCCATCGAGCCCAACTACCAGAACCTGTACGTGAAGTCGAACCTCTCGGGCGAGTTCACCGTGGCCAACGAGTACCTCGTACGTGACCTGAAGCGGGACGGGCTGTGGGACGAAGTCATGATCGCGGACATCAAGTACTTCGACGGCAGCCTCGCGAAGGTCGATCGCATCCCCGGGGAATTGCGTGCGCTGTATGCCACGGCCTTCGAGATGGAGCCCATGTGGCTGGTCGAGGCCGCCGCCCGCCGGCAGAAGTGGATCGACCAGGCCCAGTCGCTCAACATCTACATGGCCGGTGCATCCGGAAAGAAGCTCGACGAGACCTACAAGCTCGCATGGGTTCGCGGTCTCAAGACCACCTACTACCTGAGAACGCTGGCTGCGACGTCGGCCGAGAAGTCCACCGGGCGGGGGGGCGAGCTCAATTCCGTTCCTGCTCACGGCGGCATGGCGGCGTCGCCGGCAGCCGCGGAGCCGAAGTTCTGCGCGATCGACGATCCGACGTGCGAAGCATGCCAATGA
- a CDS encoding four-carbon acid sugar kinase family protein, translating to MARILLGAVADDFTGATDLANTLVKAGMRTVQLLGVPRRDLPVPDVDAVIVALKSRSNPAAEAVSMSLAALDWLRRAGARQFYFKYCSTFDSTSKGNIGPVADALCDALGTDFTVFNPAFPTNKRTVYQRYIFVGDMLLSESSMRHHPLTPMTDPSLVRVLQQQTPRKVGLVPVSIVNRGPAEVRAAMERLRQEGARHAVLDSLSDEHLQVLGEACSDMPLVTGGSGMAMGLPANFVRSGELVPGQAMRLPDIAGHAAVIAGSCSAATLSQVEHMKRTHDTLAIDPMALAGGRDVVAEALQWAQERLSNKPILIYSSGTPDQVAEVQARLGREHAGALVEETLSQIARGLVARGVRRLVVAGGETSGAIVSALGVEGLMIGAEIDPGVPWTASLGEPRLALALKSGNFGTTDFFSKAFAKYG from the coding sequence TTGGCCCGCATTCTTCTGGGAGCCGTCGCCGACGATTTCACGGGCGCCACCGATCTGGCGAACACGCTTGTCAAGGCAGGAATGCGTACCGTCCAGCTGCTGGGCGTTCCCCGCCGCGATCTGCCTGTCCCCGATGTGGATGCCGTCATCGTCGCGCTCAAGTCACGCAGCAATCCGGCCGCCGAGGCCGTCTCCATGTCGCTCGCGGCGCTCGACTGGCTGCGACGCGCGGGAGCCCGGCAGTTCTATTTCAAGTACTGCTCGACTTTCGACTCCACCTCCAAGGGCAACATCGGTCCGGTGGCGGACGCGCTGTGCGATGCCCTGGGAACGGATTTCACGGTGTTCAATCCGGCGTTTCCCACCAACAAGCGGACGGTCTACCAGCGGTATATCTTTGTCGGAGACATGCTGCTGTCCGAGTCGAGCATGCGTCATCATCCCCTCACCCCGATGACGGATCCCTCGCTGGTGCGCGTGCTGCAGCAGCAGACACCGCGGAAGGTCGGGCTCGTGCCGGTTTCCATCGTGAACCGCGGGCCTGCTGAAGTGCGTGCGGCGATGGAGCGCCTCCGTCAGGAGGGAGCGAGGCATGCCGTACTGGATTCGCTGAGCGACGAACACTTGCAGGTGCTCGGTGAAGCCTGCTCCGACATGCCGCTGGTGACGGGCGGCTCCGGCATGGCCATGGGGCTGCCTGCGAATTTCGTTCGCTCCGGCGAGCTCGTGCCGGGCCAGGCCATGCGTCTGCCCGACATTGCGGGCCATGCCGCGGTCATCGCTGGCAGTTGCTCCGCCGCCACGCTGTCCCAGGTAGAGCACATGAAGCGTACCCACGACACGCTGGCGATCGATCCCATGGCATTGGCAGGCGGACGGGATGTCGTCGCCGAAGCGCTGCAGTGGGCGCAGGAGCGGCTGTCGAACAAGCCGATCCTCATCTATTCCTCAGGCACGCCGGATCAGGTGGCTGAAGTGCAGGCGAGACTGGGAAGGGAACACGCGGGAGCGCTGGTGGAAGAAACGCTTTCGCAGATTGCGCGAGGTCTGGTGGCGCGAGGCGTGCGAAGACTGGTGGTCGCGGGCGGAGAGACTTCCGGCGCCATCGTGAGTGCGCTGGGCGTCGAGGGCCTGATGATCGGCGCGGAGATCGATCCCGGTGTGCCGTGGACGGCCAGCCTGGGAGAACCGCGCCTGGCTCTTGCGCTCAAGTCGGGCAATTTCGGCACGACCGACTTCTTCAGCAAGGCATTCGCCAAGTACGGCTGA
- a CDS encoding aldolase, whose protein sequence is MSESAIREQMAVLGKSLFDRGLTFGSSGNFSARLDDGYLITPTNSCLGRLDPARITKLDLHGNHLSGDKASKEAFLHLSMYGERPSAGAVVHLHSTHSVAVSVIEGLDERNPIPPITAYYVMKVGRLALLPYYPPGDLSLANAVREVARKHHSILLANHGPVIAGVDLENAVYATEELEETAKLFLMLRTEKIKVLDEDAVAELERRFGA, encoded by the coding sequence ATGAGCGAAAGTGCCATTCGGGAACAGATGGCGGTGTTGGGCAAGTCGCTGTTCGACCGGGGACTCACCTTCGGTTCCTCCGGGAACTTCTCCGCGCGACTCGACGACGGTTACCTGATCACACCGACCAATTCATGCCTGGGGAGGCTCGACCCGGCTCGCATCACGAAGCTCGACTTGCACGGCAATCATCTGTCCGGGGACAAGGCTTCGAAGGAGGCGTTCCTGCACCTGTCGATGTACGGCGAGCGTCCTTCGGCCGGTGCGGTGGTCCATCTGCATTCCACGCACTCCGTCGCCGTATCGGTGATCGAGGGGCTCGACGAGCGCAATCCCATCCCTCCGATCACCGCCTATTACGTGATGAAGGTAGGCCGGCTCGCGTTGTTGCCCTACTACCCACCGGGGGATCTGTCGCTGGCGAACGCAGTGCGGGAAGTGGCGCGGAAGCACCATTCCATACTGCTTGCGAATCATGGCCCCGTGATCGCCGGGGTGGACCTGGAAAATGCGGTGTACGCGACAGAGGAACTGGAGGAAACCGCGAAGCTCTTCCTGATGCTTCGAACGGAGAAGATCAAAGTGCTGGACGAAGATGCCGTGGCGGAACTCGAACGGCGCTTCGGCGCCTGA
- a CDS encoding glutathione S-transferase family protein: protein MALTFYCGSGSPFAWRVWLSLEFKGVPYELKMISFSDREHKKPEYLDINPRGKIPAISDEGFALYESAAIVEYLDERFPDGPPLIGKTLRTRAITRRLIQEADQYFLPAMDPLLDAVLFTPRENWSEDAIALAREKAATEMVWWEKSMGPAFLTGDAPNAADFTLYPHVALTLRVDKRKQDVGVGALVGPNMRAWMQRVEALPYLDRTVPPHWKK, encoded by the coding sequence ATGGCGCTCACCTTCTATTGCGGTTCCGGCTCGCCCTTCGCGTGGCGGGTCTGGCTTTCTCTCGAGTTCAAAGGCGTTCCCTACGAACTGAAAATGATCTCGTTCTCGGACCGGGAACACAAGAAGCCCGAGTATCTGGACATCAATCCGCGGGGCAAGATTCCCGCGATCTCGGACGAGGGCTTCGCGTTGTATGAATCCGCCGCGATTGTCGAATACCTGGACGAGCGCTTCCCGGACGGCCCGCCGCTCATCGGCAAGACGCTGCGGACGAGGGCCATCACGCGCAGGCTGATCCAGGAAGCCGATCAGTACTTCCTTCCGGCGATGGACCCGCTCCTGGATGCCGTTCTGTTCACGCCGCGCGAGAACTGGAGCGAGGATGCGATCGCTCTGGCGCGGGAGAAGGCCGCCACCGAGATGGTCTGGTGGGAGAAATCCATGGGGCCCGCCTTCCTCACCGGCGACGCGCCCAATGCAGCCGACTTCACGCTCTACCCCCATGTCGCGCTGACGTTGCGGGTGGACAAGCGCAAACAGGATGTGGGCGTGGGGGCGCTTGTCGGCCCGAACATGCGGGCCTGGATGCAACGGGTCGAAGCGCTTCCCTATCTGGACAGGACCGTACCGCCACACTGGAAGAAGTGA
- a CDS encoding MATE family efflux transporter codes for MLNSAVQLVLNLTDTWFIGRISTDAMAAMGAVHFLAIVFLLALGGVGLAVQAFVAQAYGARRSLQASSSTWHGLWSTMLLAPAFLAIAYSGPALLRPFGLPEVVADLAAEWWMPRLLGGPLAVALWAISGFFNGLGRARVTLLVMVVVACANAALNEILIFRLGFGIAGSAWATTVSMAIGVVLGMAIFLSPALQQPYRTRLTWRPKVRQLRRVLSIGIATGLFPAVDLVAISLFQLMQVRLGSVQGAATQIVMMLTSIAYLPAIGIAMAGTTLVGQSIGAGDKHWAQRLGDTVVVIAALYMGAVGAAIALGGPWLVPIFTDASHPGAQEVIALALSIVWIAGAYQTFDALNLAAAFCLRGAGDVRVPTVLLLVLAWAGFVPLAHMLSFAPGEGWVDFLPQFGWGTRGGWWVFLVYIVLLGAMMLWRWRSGSWKRASLT; via the coding sequence ATGCTGAACAGCGCCGTCCAGCTCGTGCTCAATCTTACCGACACCTGGTTCATCGGGCGCATCTCCACCGACGCCATGGCGGCGATGGGTGCGGTGCACTTTCTCGCGATCGTGTTCCTGCTTGCGCTGGGAGGCGTCGGCCTCGCCGTTCAGGCATTCGTCGCGCAGGCCTACGGCGCGAGACGAAGCCTGCAGGCGTCGTCGAGCACCTGGCATGGCCTCTGGTCGACAATGCTCCTCGCTCCCGCATTCCTGGCGATCGCGTATTCCGGACCAGCGCTGCTGCGGCCATTCGGGCTCCCGGAAGTCGTTGCGGACCTGGCGGCGGAGTGGTGGATGCCGCGGCTGCTCGGCGGGCCGCTCGCGGTAGCCCTCTGGGCCATCTCCGGATTCTTCAACGGCCTCGGCCGCGCGCGTGTGACGCTGCTCGTCATGGTAGTCGTGGCCTGTGCGAATGCAGCATTGAACGAGATCCTGATCTTCCGGCTCGGATTCGGCATCGCAGGTTCTGCGTGGGCAACGACCGTGTCGATGGCCATCGGTGTGGTGCTGGGGATGGCAATCTTTCTTTCTCCTGCACTGCAGCAGCCCTATCGAACCCGGCTTACGTGGCGGCCCAAAGTGCGTCAATTGCGACGCGTCTTGTCCATCGGCATCGCCACCGGCCTCTTTCCCGCCGTGGATCTGGTGGCAATTTCGCTGTTCCAGCTGATGCAGGTGCGCCTCGGCTCGGTCCAGGGAGCGGCCACGCAGATCGTGATGATGCTCACGTCCATCGCGTACCTGCCGGCCATCGGCATCGCCATGGCCGGTACGACGCTCGTGGGGCAATCCATCGGCGCCGGGGACAAGCACTGGGCGCAGCGCCTCGGTGACACGGTCGTGGTCATCGCGGCGCTGTACATGGGGGCCGTGGGCGCGGCGATTGCCCTGGGAGGCCCCTGGCTGGTGCCGATCTTCACGGATGCGTCCCATCCGGGTGCACAGGAAGTGATCGCGCTGGCCCTGTCGATCGTGTGGATTGCAGGCGCGTACCAGACCTTCGATGCGCTGAATCTGGCGGCGGCATTCTGCCTCCGCGGAGCAGGGGACGTGCGCGTGCCGACGGTGCTGCTGCTCGTGCTCGCCTGGGCAGGGTTCGTACCCCTGGCCCATATGCTTTCCTTCGCACCCGGTGAAGGGTGGGTGGATTTCCTGCCTCAGTTCGGGTGGGGAACCCGCGGGGGGTGGTGGGTGTTTTTGGTGTACATCGTCTTGCTCGGCGCGATGATGCTCTGGCGTTGGCGTTCCGGAAGCTGGAAGCGTGCGAGCCTGACTTAA
- a CDS encoding DUF2946 family protein, which translates to MDDIVRKALEKWPDVPHAYGWLSLDPRGNWLLKGERIGNAGVIAFINRNYESDARGRWYFQNGPQRVYVALPGAPHVYRLETQDGNTLVTHTGHDAGRVDGAWLDDRERVVILADAGVGTLDDRDLPRIVPWLSDEHGKPVTDDALARWMAGDAAVPPPWLRLAGCAVPVERIAAADLPHRFAFDPDPRPADGEPEC; encoded by the coding sequence ATGGATGACATCGTCCGCAAGGCGCTGGAAAAGTGGCCCGACGTTCCCCACGCGTACGGCTGGCTGTCGCTGGACCCGCGGGGAAACTGGCTTCTCAAGGGCGAGCGCATCGGCAACGCGGGCGTCATCGCCTTCATCAATCGCAACTATGAATCCGACGCCAGAGGCCGCTGGTACTTCCAGAACGGACCACAGCGGGTCTATGTCGCACTCCCGGGTGCGCCGCACGTGTACCGGCTCGAGACGCAGGACGGAAACACGCTTGTCACCCATACAGGCCACGACGCCGGTCGAGTCGACGGTGCCTGGCTGGACGACCGCGAGCGAGTCGTGATTCTGGCCGACGCCGGGGTCGGAACGCTCGACGATCGGGATCTTCCGCGGATCGTGCCGTGGCTTTCGGACGAGCACGGGAAGCCGGTGACCGATGACGCCCTGGCACGCTGGATGGCGGGAGACGCCGCTGTGCCTCCTCCTTGGTTGCGCCTCGCCGGTTGCGCCGTGCCGGTGGAACGCATCGCGGCCGCGGATCTGCCGCACCGATTCGCCTTCGATCCCGATCCGCGGCCCGCCGACGGCGAACCGGAATGCTGA
- the ampD gene encoding 1,6-anhydro-N-acetylmuramyl-L-alanine amidase AmpD, producing the protein MRFGIDQFGWHPGATQIPSPHFDARPAGVLAELLVIHNISLPPGDFGGGFVDDLFLGRLDCGAHPYFDRLRGLRVSSHFLIRRTGALVQYVSCLHRAWHAGQSTWRGRERCNDFSIGVELEGADDLSFMEVQYGALASLARSLARCYGLVAAAGHSDIAPGRKTDPGPWFDWARFMRDTGLPGPVPASPGE; encoded by the coding sequence ATGCGGTTCGGCATCGACCAGTTCGGGTGGCATCCCGGCGCCACCCAGATACCCTCGCCGCATTTCGATGCCCGCCCGGCAGGTGTCCTCGCCGAGTTGCTGGTCATCCACAACATCAGCCTCCCACCCGGGGACTTCGGCGGAGGCTTCGTGGATGACCTCTTTCTGGGCCGTCTGGATTGCGGCGCGCACCCCTACTTCGACCGGCTGCGGGGATTGCGGGTGTCGTCACACTTCCTGATCCGCCGCACGGGCGCCCTGGTCCAGTACGTGTCCTGTCTTCACAGGGCCTGGCATGCGGGCCAGTCGACGTGGCGAGGCCGGGAGCGGTGCAACGACTTCTCCATCGGCGTCGAACTGGAGGGAGCCGACGACCTCTCCTTCATGGAAGTCCAATACGGAGCCCTCGCCTCACTCGCGCGGTCGCTGGCCCGATGCTACGGGCTCGTTGCCGCCGCTGGACATTCCGACATCGCGCCCGGGCGCAAGACCGATCCGGGCCCCTGGTTCGACTGGGCCAGGTTCATGCGGGACACCGGTCTGCCGGGACCGGTACCCGCCTCCCCGGGCGAATGA
- a CDS encoding KTSC domain-containing protein, which translates to MERKRLSATQIRSVGYDPASQTLEVEFPSGSIVQYSRVSPEVYRRLMAAPSPGSYFRDNIEESFTARRLR; encoded by the coding sequence ATGGAAAGAAAGAGACTGTCCGCCACGCAGATCCGGTCCGTCGGTTATGACCCGGCCTCGCAGACGCTGGAGGTGGAGTTCCCCAGCGGTTCGATCGTGCAGTACTCCCGCGTTTCCCCCGAGGTGTATCGGCGCCTGATGGCGGCGCCTTCCCCAGGCAGCTACTTTCGCGACAACATCGAGGAATCCTTCACCGCAAGACGGCTCCGCTGA
- a CDS encoding histone deacetylase codes for MKVLYTDHYVLPLPEGHRFPMEKYRMLRERVVASGVCRDEPPVSPRAATDEEILRVHDAGYLGRVVAGTLAPEEIRRIGFPWTPEMVERSRRSSGATLEACRAAIEDGMAVNLAGGTHHAFRDRGEGYCVFNDAAIAAVAMQAEERVRRVLIVDCDVHQGNGTASIFRDDPSVFTFSMHGAHNFPFRKEESDLDIELPDGTGDAEYLRALESGLFRAMSAAQAGLVIYLAGADPHEGDRLGRLKLTKGGLEARDRFVLRTCADSGLPIAVTMAGGYGRRIEDTVDIHFATVRAVAEMNRR; via the coding sequence GTGAAGGTCCTCTACACCGATCACTATGTCCTTCCCCTGCCGGAGGGGCATCGCTTTCCGATGGAGAAGTACCGGATGCTGCGTGAACGGGTGGTTGCCTCCGGGGTGTGCCGGGACGAGCCGCCGGTTTCCCCCCGCGCGGCCACAGACGAGGAAATCCTGCGGGTGCACGATGCCGGCTATCTGGGGCGCGTGGTCGCCGGAACTCTCGCGCCGGAGGAGATCAGGCGTATCGGGTTTCCCTGGACGCCGGAGATGGTCGAGAGGTCCCGGCGTTCGAGCGGCGCGACTCTGGAGGCTTGCCGAGCCGCGATCGAGGACGGCATGGCGGTCAACCTGGCGGGCGGCACTCACCACGCCTTCCGCGACCGTGGCGAGGGCTACTGCGTCTTCAACGATGCGGCCATTGCGGCGGTCGCGATGCAGGCTGAAGAGCGCGTGCGACGCGTGCTGATCGTCGACTGCGACGTTCATCAGGGCAATGGCACGGCGTCCATCTTCCGCGATGATCCGTCCGTATTCACCTTCTCCATGCATGGTGCTCACAATTTTCCGTTCCGCAAGGAAGAAAGCGATCTCGACATCGAGCTTCCGGACGGAACCGGGGATGCGGAATATCTCCGGGCTCTCGAAAGCGGTCTGTTCCGCGCCATGTCTGCCGCCCAGGCCGGACTCGTGATCTATCTGGCGGGGGCCGATCCGCACGAAGGAGATCGTCTCGGCCGCCTGAAACTCACCAAGGGCGGACTGGAGGCGCGCGACAGGTTCGTGCTGCGGACCTGCGCTGATTCGGGGTTGCCCATCGCAGTCACCATGGCAGGGGGCTACGGTCGCCGGATCGAGGACACCGTCGACATCCACTTCGCGACGGTTCGCGCCGTGGCTGAGATGAACCGTCGCTGA
- a CDS encoding DUF302 domain-containing protein: MNACKSFGIRCQRALLVCWLCFAAVVSAEEPARFRLGDLIVSEFAGTFEDIRDQLVFSIEQKGLAVSNTAAVGDMLKRTRSDVGGARDLYGNAEIVQFCSASTAHGSTQVDAHLVGLCPYSVAVYTLSGTPGRVYVSYRTLLMPEISPDVRAALERSEALVAGVVKGISQ; this comes from the coding sequence ATGAACGCGTGTAAATCTTTCGGCATTCGGTGCCAGAGGGCTTTGCTGGTTTGCTGGTTGTGCTTTGCGGCCGTGGTGTCGGCCGAGGAGCCGGCACGTTTTCGCCTGGGCGATCTGATCGTCAGCGAGTTTGCGGGCACGTTCGAGGACATCCGGGATCAGCTTGTCTTCTCGATAGAGCAGAAGGGGCTCGCCGTCAGCAACACGGCAGCCGTGGGCGACATGCTGAAGCGCACTCGCAGCGATGTCGGCGGAGCGCGCGACCTCTACGGGAACGCGGAGATTGTGCAGTTCTGCTCGGCGAGCACCGCGCACGGCTCGACCCAGGTCGACGCGCATCTCGTGGGTCTTTGTCCGTATTCCGTGGCGGTCTACACGCTCTCCGGTACGCCAGGCCGGGTATACGTGAGCTACAGAACGCTGCTGATGCCCGAGATCTCGCCCGACGTCCGAGCGGCTCTGGAGCGGTCCGAGGCACTGGTCGCGGGCGTCGTGAAGGGCATCTCCCAGTGA